One part of the Candidatus Zixiibacteriota bacterium genome encodes these proteins:
- the lon gene encoding endopeptidase La encodes MAIAVAVDERKASAPPGPEIEQLPILPTRGTVVFPSMVAPLLVSDQKYARLIDQTLMRGRQIGLVAQKDPDKGDPSADDLFTVGTVGTILKMLRFPDGSVRCLVQGNVRFSISEIVRSTPFVVARITSHEDPLDRSVPIEASMRNALELVKRAVELSPYLSDELQVTAMNTEEPGKLADLIAANLNIDHSEKQAVLETFAVPERLDKVIALLHKEVEVLELSRKIQSQAASEMGRMQKEYILREQIKAIQKELGESDDHTRDIEEFRAKITEAKMPEDAQTAATRELDRLEKMNPSSAEYTVSRTYLDWLVTLPWTKTTEDNLDIKHAQTTLDEDHYGLEKVKDRIVEFLAVRKLKSSVKGPILCLVGPPGVGKTSLGRSIARAMGREFARVSLGGMRDEAEIRGHRRTYIGALPGRIIQGLRRAGVKNPVFMLDEIDKIGVDFRGDPASALLEVLDPEQNNAFSDHYLDVGFDLSSVMFITTANLLDPIPGVLRDRMETITMPGYTTLEKIQIAKRYHVPRELDNHGLKTTQLSITQDAIARLIRDYTREAGVRNLAREIATVCRKVARKVASGKRGRTSVRGNDLPRYLGPTKFIPEIVSRGSQIGVVPGLAWSAVGGMVIFVEATKMPGRKSLVYTGLLGNVMKESVQAAYSWVRSHHKLIGVDPKVFADSDVHVHVPAGATPKDGPSAGITAATAIASAFSGRPVRPRLGMTGEVTLRGDVLPIGGLKEKSLAAYHAGITTVLIPKDNAKDLEGVPAEVKEKVSFIPVANMTEVIEAALVPLNGRKTATRKRSKLHRAK; translated from the coding sequence ATCGGCCTGGTCGCGCAGAAGGATCCCGACAAAGGCGATCCATCGGCCGACGATTTGTTCACCGTGGGCACGGTCGGCACAATTCTGAAAATGTTGCGCTTTCCCGATGGTTCGGTGCGGTGTCTCGTGCAGGGGAATGTCCGCTTTTCCATCAGCGAAATCGTGCGCTCAACGCCGTTCGTCGTCGCGCGTATCACCAGCCATGAGGACCCGTTGGATCGTTCGGTGCCGATCGAAGCGTCGATGCGCAATGCATTGGAACTGGTCAAGCGCGCGGTCGAGCTCTCACCGTATCTCTCCGACGAATTGCAGGTCACGGCGATGAACACCGAAGAGCCCGGCAAGCTCGCCGATCTGATCGCCGCCAATCTCAATATCGACCACAGCGAAAAGCAGGCGGTGCTGGAGACGTTTGCTGTGCCCGAGCGGCTCGACAAAGTCATCGCGCTCCTGCACAAAGAAGTCGAAGTCCTGGAGCTCTCGCGCAAAATCCAGTCGCAGGCGGCCTCGGAAATGGGACGCATGCAGAAGGAGTACATCCTGCGCGAGCAGATCAAGGCGATCCAGAAGGAGCTGGGCGAGTCCGACGATCACACGCGCGACATCGAGGAGTTTCGCGCCAAAATCACCGAAGCGAAGATGCCCGAGGACGCGCAAACAGCCGCGACGCGCGAACTGGACCGCCTGGAGAAGATGAATCCGTCGTCCGCCGAGTACACTGTCAGCCGCACATATCTCGACTGGCTGGTGACATTGCCGTGGACCAAAACAACCGAAGACAACCTCGACATCAAGCACGCGCAGACGACGCTCGACGAGGATCATTACGGACTGGAGAAAGTCAAAGACCGCATCGTCGAATTCCTTGCGGTGCGCAAACTCAAATCGTCGGTCAAAGGACCGATCCTGTGTCTGGTCGGCCCGCCCGGTGTCGGCAAGACCTCGCTGGGACGCTCGATCGCGCGCGCGATGGGACGCGAGTTTGCGCGCGTGTCCTTGGGCGGCATGCGCGATGAAGCCGAGATCCGCGGACACCGTCGTACCTACATTGGCGCGCTACCGGGCCGGATCATTCAGGGGCTGCGACGCGCCGGAGTCAAAAACCCCGTCTTCATGCTCGATGAGATCGACAAGATCGGCGTCGACTTCCGCGGCGATCCCGCCTCGGCGTTGTTGGAAGTGCTCGATCCCGAGCAGAACAACGCCTTCTCCGATCACTATCTCGATGTCGGCTTCGATCTCTCGTCGGTCATGTTCATCACCACGGCGAATCTGTTGGATCCGATCCCCGGCGTGTTGCGCGACCGCATGGAGACCATCACCATGCCGGGGTACACGACATTGGAGAAGATTCAGATCGCCAAGCGCTACCACGTCCCGCGCGAATTGGACAATCACGGCTTGAAGACAACCCAATTGTCGATCACACAGGATGCCATCGCCCGGTTGATCCGCGATTACACGCGCGAAGCAGGTGTGCGCAACCTGGCGCGCGAAATCGCAACCGTCTGCCGCAAGGTGGCGCGCAAGGTCGCCTCCGGCAAACGCGGCCGCACATCGGTGCGCGGCAATGATCTGCCCAGGTACCTGGGACCGACCAAGTTCATCCCCGAAATCGTCTCGCGCGGCTCGCAGATCGGTGTCGTGCCGGGGCTGGCGTGGAGCGCAGTCGGCGGCATGGTCATCTTCGTCGAAGCGACCAAAATGCCCGGACGCAAATCGCTGGTCTACACCGGCCTGCTGGGCAATGTCATGAAGGAGTCGGTGCAGGCGGCCTACTCATGGGTGCGCTCGCATCACAAACTCATCGGCGTCGATCCCAAAGTCTTCGCCGATTCCGACGTGCACGTGCATGTCCCGGCCGGCGCGACACCCAAAGACGGTCCCTCCGCCGGGATCACCGCGGCCACCGCAATTGCATCCGCGTTTTCCGGACGTCCGGTGCGCCCACGGCTGGGGATGACCGGCGAAGTCACACTGCGCGGCGATGTGTTGCCGATCGGCGGATTGAAAGAAAAGTCGCTGGCGGCGTATCACGCGGGCATCACAACAGTGCTGATCCCGAAGGACAACGCCAAGGATTTGGAAGGCGTCCCCGCCGAAGTCAAAGAGAAGGTCTCGTTTATCCCGGTGGCGAACATGACCGAAGTCATCGAAGCGGCGCTCGTCCCCCTCAACGGCCGGAAAACGGCAACGCGCAAACGCAGTAAGTTACACCGCGCAAAGTAG
- a CDS encoding L,D-transpeptidase, which produces MTRRHGYILGVVIAGAVIASVPLLSRGQPGAVVPDNSLALLSAQRLAMVPADERPPRKTAKNTRPSRKPYVVIDTHTNRIYLRTIDSVLFSALCSTGTGAELTDSTSGRSWRFDTPRGIFTVSSKLSDPLWRKPDWAFIEEGEPLPNDPEERFDPEAMGEYAIGFGDGYFIHGTIYERLIGVAVTHGCVRVGSDDLRQIYKRADIGTRVVIF; this is translated from the coding sequence ATGACCCGGCGTCACGGGTACATACTGGGCGTCGTCATCGCGGGGGCCGTCATCGCGTCGGTGCCGTTGCTGTCGCGCGGTCAGCCGGGCGCCGTCGTTCCCGACAACTCGCTGGCGCTGTTGTCGGCGCAGCGGCTGGCGATGGTCCCGGCCGACGAGCGTCCTCCGCGTAAGACTGCGAAGAACACGCGTCCGTCGCGCAAACCGTACGTCGTCATCGACACGCACACCAATCGCATCTATCTGCGCACCATCGACAGCGTGCTGTTTTCCGCACTGTGCTCAACCGGGACCGGCGCCGAATTGACCGACTCGACTTCGGGACGCTCGTGGCGATTCGACACGCCGCGCGGCATCTTCACGGTCAGCTCGAAGCTCTCCGATCCGCTGTGGCGCAAACCCGACTGGGCATTCATCGAGGAAGGCGAACCGCTTCCCAACGATCCCGAGGAACGCTTCGATCCCGAGGCGATGGGCGAGTATGCCATCGGTTTCGGCGATGGATACTTTATTCACGGGACAATCTACGAGCGTTTGATCGGCGTGGCAGTCACGCACGGGTGCGTGCGTGTCGGCTCCGACGATCTGCGGCAGATTTACAAGCGGGCCGACATCGGCACGCGGGTCGTGATTTTCTGA
- a CDS encoding L,D-transpeptidase, whose translation MRRHIVIMGVAALMMSSCGSEPVKSADPAWRALGEAERVGAAEYAPELWLSAQQLYDSGWTVFTAQKGRVPGFRHYDVAESLWAKAERTAETAADSALEAHARHRARQERRLSELTNALATYETIAEEHLSRMRLRRPLVQATLNLENAQRLIEQMAEARAIDDALVRADASISALAATIDGHAPDPSDLTASRHAIERTVAWSARTDSAAMIVVKESRTAYLLHRGRMIAQYPVELGYRPERQKARAGDGATPEGEYRVTMWRNKGSKYYKALMLDYPNERDRVRFASSKRNGDVPRHVGIGGNIEIHGEGGRGKDWTEGCVALRNDDMDEVMKRMKVGCWVTIVRHVGEWPL comes from the coding sequence ATGCGACGGCACATTGTAATCATGGGAGTCGCGGCACTGATGATGTCATCGTGCGGATCCGAGCCGGTCAAAAGCGCCGACCCGGCCTGGCGGGCGCTCGGTGAAGCCGAACGCGTCGGCGCGGCGGAATACGCCCCGGAGCTGTGGCTGTCCGCTCAGCAACTGTACGACTCGGGCTGGACTGTCTTCACTGCGCAGAAAGGGCGTGTCCCCGGATTTCGTCACTACGACGTTGCCGAATCGCTGTGGGCGAAGGCGGAACGCACCGCCGAAACCGCTGCCGACTCGGCCCTGGAAGCGCATGCGCGTCACCGCGCGCGGCAGGAGCGCCGCCTGAGTGAATTGACCAATGCGCTGGCGACCTACGAGACCATCGCCGAAGAGCATTTGAGCCGGATGCGCTTGCGCCGGCCCCTGGTGCAGGCGACGCTGAATTTGGAGAATGCCCAACGCCTCATCGAGCAAATGGCCGAAGCGCGGGCAATCGATGATGCGCTGGTGAGAGCGGATGCATCGATCAGCGCGCTGGCGGCGACGATCGACGGCCACGCGCCCGATCCGTCCGACCTGACCGCATCGCGCCATGCGATCGAACGCACCGTGGCGTGGTCGGCGCGAACCGACTCGGCCGCGATGATCGTCGTCAAGGAGAGCCGCACCGCCTATCTGCTCCATCGCGGACGGATGATCGCGCAGTATCCCGTCGAACTGGGTTATCGTCCCGAGCGGCAAAAAGCGCGCGCCGGCGACGGCGCGACGCCCGAGGGTGAATATCGCGTCACCATGTGGCGCAACAAGGGCAGCAAGTATTACAAGGCGCTGATGCTGGATTATCCGAACGAACGAGACCGCGTGCGCTTCGCTTCAAGCAAACGCAATGGCGATGTACCGCGGCACGTCGGCATCGGCGGAAATATCGAGATTCACGGCGAGGGGGGCCGCGGCAAGGATTGGACCGAAGGATGCGTGGCGCTGCGCAATGATGACATGGACGAAGTCATGAAGCGAATGAAGGTCGGCTGCTGGGTGACCATCGTCCGTCACGTGGGAGAGTGGCCGTTATGA